The following proteins are co-located in the Conyzicola lurida genome:
- a CDS encoding metal-sensitive transcriptional regulator: MIADIKKRALHRSRILEGQMRGLEKMIDNEEYCMDIITQSLAIQKSLRSLNKLLVENHLRTHVSDMFAAGGEQRDLAVDELLKVYELNNNRGE, from the coding sequence ATGATCGCAGACATCAAGAAACGCGCACTGCACCGCAGCAGAATCCTCGAGGGGCAGATGCGCGGGCTCGAGAAGATGATCGACAACGAGGAGTACTGCATGGACATCATCACGCAGTCCCTCGCCATCCAGAAAAGCCTCCGCAGCCTGAACAAACTCCTCGTCGAGAACCACCTGCGCACCCACGTCAGCGACATGTTCGCTGCCGGGGGAGAGCAGCGTGACCTCGCGGTCGACGAGCTGCTGAAGGTCTACGAACTCAACAACAACCGGGGAGAGTAA